From a single Brassica napus cultivar Da-Ae chromosome C9, Da-Ae, whole genome shotgun sequence genomic region:
- the LOC111206387 gene encoding uncharacterized protein LOC111206387 produces the protein MSLLVMRQGATLSLPSGLSLRKRLTTVTTRRRTASSSQRAISIPPKDPREAERKLAQLRRDYAKKVSLYRKDYIHEIEMLRVEKQRKDEARLLVERAANEERRLRITENNAKQKTRKKTKQRLNIEAKARQTHYHNCSLRDE, from the exons ATGTCGCTCCTCGTGATGAGACAAGGGGCTACTCTCTCCCTCCCTTCAGGTCTTTCTCTGCGGAAGCGACTTACCACAGTCACCACCAGGAGACGCACAGCTTCTTCGAGCCAGAGAGCTATATCAATACCCCCGAAAGACCCCAGAGAGGCTGAGAGGAAGCTTGCGCAGCTCAGGAGAGACTACGCCAAGAAAGTGAGTCTGTACCGTAAAGACTACATTCACGAGATTGAGATGCTTCGTGTTGAGAAGCAGCGTAAGGATGAGGCGAGGTTGCTGGTTGAACGAGCTGCTAACGAGGAGAGGCggttaag AATTACAGAGAATAACGCGAAacagaaaacaagaaaaaaaactaaacaacgACTCAATATAGAAGCAAAAGCCAGACAAACACACTACCACAACTGCAGTCTCAGAGACGAATAA
- the LOC111200447 gene encoding protein DEHYDRATION-INDUCED 19 homolog 7-like: MESNSLINYPSRSDLCLEEDVKGEENVKAEFICPFCADEFDILGLCCHIDEEHPVEAKNGVCPVCSKKVGLDIVGHITTQHCNVFKVQRRRRLRRGGYSSNYLTLRKSLGVGGASTFIPSSNLDSDPLLSSFMFRPPLANELVIPITEGDSVTKVSPKDTSQRLSLSNEDQEKARKSEFVRDLLWSTMLEDKF, translated from the exons atggAGTCTAATTCGTTGATCAATTACCCCTCTCGATCAG ATTTGTGTTTGGAAGAAGATGtgaaaggagaagaaaatgtgaaagCAGAGTTTATCTGCCCGTTCTGTGCAGATGAGTTTGATATTCTTGGCCTTTGTTGTCACATTGATGAAGAGCATCCTGTTGAGGCCAAGAACGGG GTTTGTCCTGTCTGCTCAAAGAAGGTGGGATTAGACATCGTTGGCCATATTACAACGCAACACTGCAACGTTTTCAAG GTGCAGCGAAGGAGAAGGTTGCGTAGAGGTGGATATAGCTCTAACTATCTTACACTAAGAAAGTCTCTCGGAGTTGGAGGAGCTTCCACTTTCATTCCCTCATCCAATCTAGATTCTGATCCTTTGCTCTCATCCTTTATGTTTCGTCCTCCTTTGGCTAATGAACTTGTCATACCCATCACGGAAGGAGACTCTGTAACAAAAGTCTCACCTAAGGACACCTCTCAAAGGTTATCACTTTCGAATGAAGATCAAGAGAAGGCAAGAAAGAGTGAGTTTGTGCGAGATTTGTTGTGGTCAACCATGCTTGAAGACAAGTTTTAA